Proteins encoded by one window of Molothrus aeneus isolate 106 chromosome 16, BPBGC_Maene_1.0, whole genome shotgun sequence:
- the COQ7 gene encoding 5-demethoxyubiquinone hydroxylase, mitochondrial, with translation MAAAAVLALRCSLLQRRPLRCGPGVRAVPGAGAALRPCSSRVAQDGINKPVIDRIIRVDHAGEYGANRIYAGQMAVLGRSSVGPVIQQMWNQEKNHLKRFNELMVAYRVRPTVLLPFWNVAGFVLGAGSALLGKKGAMACTVAVEESISEHYNNQIRTLIEEDPEKYKELLQVIKQFRDEEQEHHDTGLEHDAEATPAYSVLKTAIQLGCKAAIFLSERI, from the exons ATGGCGGCGGCCGCGGTCCTGGCTCTGCggtgctccctgctgcagcGCCGGCCCCTCCGCTGCGGGCCGG GTGTGCGGGCTGTGCCCGGCGCCGGGGCCGCCCTCAGGCCGTGCAGCTCGCGGGTGGCGCAGGACGGCATCAACAAGCCCGTCATAGACCGCATCATCCGCGTGGACCATGCGGGGGAGTACGGGGCGAACCGCATCTATGCGGGGCAAATGGCCGTGCTGGGCAGGTCGAGCGTGGGACCCGTCATCCAG CAAATGTGgaatcaagaaaaaaaccacctgaAAAGGTTCAATGAGCTCATGGTGGCATACAGAGTTCGACCTACTGTTCTATTGCCTTTCTGGAATGTAGCAGGTTTTGTTTTAG GGGCTGGAAGTGCTTTGCTTGGGAAGAAGGGTGCAATGGCTTGCACAGTGGCTGTGGAAGAGAGTATATCAGAGCACTACAACAACCAGATCAGAACTCTGATAGAGGAGGATCCAGAAAAGTACAAAGAGCTATTGCAG GTCATAAAGCAGTTCCGGGACGAGGAGCAGGAGCACCACGACACCGGGCTGGAGCACGATGCAGAAGCT ACACCAGCTTATTCTGTTTTGAAGACAGCCATACAACTTGGATGTAAAGCTGCAAtatttttatcagaaagaatttag